One window from the genome of Nicotiana sylvestris chromosome 9, ASM39365v2, whole genome shotgun sequence encodes:
- the LOC104233566 gene encoding anthocyanidin reductase ((2S)-flavan-3-ol-forming), with product MAACVIGGTGFMASLLVKLLLEKGYIVNTTVRDSGNQKKISHLLALHSLGKLRIFQADLTDETSFDAPIAGCDIVFHVATPINFASQDPKNDMIKPAIQGVLNVLKACAKSNTIKRVVLTSSAAAVTINQLNGTGLVVDESNWTDVEFLTSTKPPTWGYPVSKTLAEKEAWKFAEENNIKLITVIPSLMAGPYLTPETPSSVNLSMSLITGNEFLISNLKGMQMLSGSISITHAEDVCRAHIFVAEKESASGRYICSAINTSVPELANFLKKRYPTSGVPTDFGDFPSKAKLIISSEKLIKEGFNFKYGIEEIYDQCLACFKDKGLLKN from the exons ATGGCAGCTTGTGTAATTGGTGGCACTGGTTTTATGGCATCTTTGCTTGTCAAGCTTTTGCTTGAGAAAGGGTACATTGTTAATACAACAGTCCGGGACTCCG GAAATCAAAAGAAGATCTCTCACCTCTTAGCATTACATAGTTTGGGAAAATTGAGAATTTTCCAAGCTGATTTAACTGATGAAACAAGCTTTGATGCACCTATTGCTGGCTGTGACATTGTCTTCCATGTTGCAACACCAATTAATTTTGCTTCTCAAGATCCAAAG AATGATATGATCAAACCAGCAATACAAGGAGTTCTAAATGTTCTAAAAGCATGTGCTAAATCAAACACAATTAAGCGTGTCGTTTTGACCTCATCAGCTGCAGCTGTGACTATCAACCAGCTTAATGGCACAGGCCTCGTCGTGGATGAGTCTAATTGGACCGACGTCGAGTTTTTGACTTCCACAAAGCCACCAACTTGG GGATACCCTGTCTCTAAAACATTAGCTGAGAAAGAAGCTTGGAAATTTGCTGAGGAGAACAATATTAAACTAATCACAGTAATTCCATCTCTCATGGCTGGTCCTTATCTTACTCCAGAAACTCCAAGCAGTGTTAATCTTTCCATGTCCTTGATCACAG GGAATGAATTCCTTATAAGTAACTTGAAGGGCATGCAGATGTTATCAGGTTCAATATCTATTACACATGCGGAGGATGTTTGTCGCGCCCATATTTTTGTTGCTGAGAAAGAATCAGCTTCCGGACGATACATTTGTTCTGCCATCAACACCAGTGTTCCGGAGCTAGCAAATTTCTTGAAGAAAAGATATCCAACTTCGGGTGTTCCTACAGA TTTCGGGGATTTCCCCTCCAAGGCCAAGTTGATCATCTCGTCAGAAAAGCTCATCAAAGAGGGATTCAATTTTAAGTATGGGATTGAAGAGATTTATGATCAATGTCTTGCTTGTTTTAAAGATAAGGGGTTACTAAAGAACTGA